Proteins found in one Mycoplasmopsis bovigenitalium genomic segment:
- a CDS encoding DMT family transporter, translating into MNSQQIIQGKKSFSSANIGKIFGFLAGISWALVSIFLLLHDQSFRRRVDGLSTIIDSLRIGVSISFVSESMACIWVFFAVISFKKVNLIKKTFTNKNVLWLIFGSIFGGPFGSVTYILGIQYIGPGLVSSITVAYPVLAAMLAYLFLKQKMNINSMIGGAISLLAILTLGILQFSSGDLRNCWGFLFALFAAIGWAIESFMGSKAMNSNIDPIVSIFIRQCISVLFIGIVFVISFNAFKTIKLVVTNIDVLWILGASFIAIVSFVLFYISINKTGVGVASGLNICYVVWIILFELMIPKFYPWYIYILVVTVFCAQLITLLPDFNKNRLKRKKI; encoded by the coding sequence ATGAATAGTCAACAAATAATTCAAGGGAAAAAATCTTTTTCTTCTGCTAACATTGGAAAAATCTTTGGATTTCTCGCTGGTATTTCTTGAGCGCTTGTATCAATTTTTTTGCTATTACACGATCAATCATTTAGGAGGCGAGTTGATGGTTTATCCACAATTATTGATTCATTAAGGATTGGAGTATCAATTTCATTTGTTTCTGAATCAATGGCTTGTATTTGAGTATTTTTTGCTGTAATTTCATTTAAAAAAGTAAATTTAATTAAAAAAACATTTACAAACAAAAATGTTTTGTGGCTAATTTTTGGCTCAATATTTGGCGGACCCTTTGGGTCAGTAACTTATATTTTAGGCATTCAATATATCGGTCCTGGCCTAGTTAGTTCTATCACGGTTGCTTATCCTGTTCTTGCGGCAATGCTTGCTTATCTATTTTTAAAACAAAAAATGAATATTAATTCAATGATTGGCGGGGCAATTTCACTTTTAGCTATCTTAACACTAGGTATATTACAATTTAGTTCTGGAGATTTAAGGAACTGTTGAGGATTTTTATTTGCTTTATTTGCTGCAATTGGATGAGCCATTGAATCATTTATGGGATCAAAAGCAATGAATTCGAATATTGACCCTATTGTTTCCATATTCATTCGTCAATGTATTTCGGTTTTATTTATTGGAATAGTTTTTGTTATTTCATTTAACGCTTTTAAAACTATTAAATTAGTGGTAACTAATATTGATGTTTTATGAATTTTAGGAGCATCATTTATTGCTATAGTTAGTTTTGTTTTATTTTATATATCAATTAACAAAACAGGAGTTGGAGTCGCTTCAGGATTAAATATTTGTTATGTTGTATGGATAATATTATTTGAGCTAATGATACCTAAATTTTATCCATGATATATTTATATTCTAGTTGTCACTGTTTTTTGCGCTCAATTAATAACTTTATTGCCTGATTTCAATAAAAATAGGTTGAAAAGAAAAAAAATATAA
- a CDS encoding sugar phosphate nucleotidyltransferase, with protein sequence MKNVIILAAGLGSRLTPLTLKVPKGSLEIKENTRILTENLKYLENFDNKIIVTGYKRKKFTGIVQYYNLFEVYNKDFKDTNSLYSLYLALKQLKKVYTGGGVYILTSDVIFNKDIFNKKYNNSWINTQKSKVNKAEWEVIKDSKVVKNFRIRDINQKYESNIFDFMTGCSYIHDKDLDLFIEEVAKCIINDELRTNSYWEQALWNILDKINLKTLPCDNYAFEIDNFNDLLTYNPDAPCFKQDIHLREIMNVFSIEFDQISNIKPVKQGMTNDSFTFDIKNKTYIARIPKKSSRELINRYQEKEVYQKISDFGICEEVIHFSTDDFIDSPLHGFKIAKFYKNALVANGQYYQNMKKAMLAFKDLHTKNIQINHEFDLLERKNYYTKEIGEHHSKISSQIRKLEVEFNKIYDWYKSKKYPTHLCLVDGFYENVLILKDGRVKLIDWEYAGASDGFTDIAGYCLSCVYNEKQVAESLNIYLGRKPTKSELNRLYAQIIMQAILWVFWCEYKKQYQDFFSDYEEELIVMANKYLKRFKYE encoded by the coding sequence ATGAAGAATGTAATTATTCTAGCCGCTGGATTAGGCTCAAGATTAACTCCGCTAACTTTAAAGGTCCCTAAAGGCTCGCTAGAAATAAAAGAAAATACGCGAATTTTGACTGAAAATTTAAAATATTTAGAAAATTTTGACAATAAAATTATTGTTACAGGTTACAAGCGAAAAAAATTTACAGGAATTGTTCAGTACTACAATTTATTTGAAGTTTACAACAAGGATTTTAAAGATACAAATTCTTTATATAGTTTATATTTAGCTCTCAAGCAACTAAAAAAAGTTTATACAGGTGGGGGCGTTTACATATTAACAAGTGACGTGATTTTTAATAAGGATATTTTTAACAAAAAATATAATAACTCCTGAATTAATACTCAAAAAAGCAAGGTTAACAAGGCGGAATGAGAAGTTATTAAAGATTCTAAAGTAGTCAAAAATTTTAGAATTAGAGATATTAATCAAAAATATGAATCAAACATTTTTGATTTTATGACTGGATGTTCATACATACATGACAAGGATTTAGATTTATTTATTGAAGAAGTTGCAAAGTGTATTATTAATGATGAGTTAAGAACAAATTCTTATTGGGAACAAGCTTTATGAAATATTTTAGATAAGATAAATTTAAAAACTTTGCCATGCGATAATTATGCATTCGAAATTGACAATTTTAATGATTTATTGACATATAATCCGGATGCCCCTTGTTTTAAGCAAGATATTCATTTAAGGGAAATAATGAATGTTTTTTCAATAGAATTTGACCAAATTTCGAATATTAAACCTGTTAAACAAGGCATGACAAATGATTCATTTACTTTTGATATAAAAAATAAAACTTATATTGCGCGTATACCCAAAAAATCATCTCGCGAGTTAATAAATAGATATCAAGAAAAAGAAGTCTATCAAAAAATCAGTGATTTTGGAATATGTGAAGAAGTTATCCATTTTAGTACTGATGATTTTATTGACAGTCCATTGCATGGTTTTAAAATTGCAAAGTTTTATAAAAATGCATTAGTTGCAAATGGACAATATTATCAAAATATGAAGAAAGCAATGCTGGCTTTTAAAGATTTACACACTAAAAATATTCAAATAAATCATGAATTTGACCTTTTAGAAAGAAAGAATTACTATACTAAAGAAATTGGCGAACATCACAGCAAAATAAGTTCACAAATTAGAAAATTAGAAGTTGAATTCAATAAAATCTACGATTGATATAAGTCTAAAAAATATCCAACACATCTGTGTTTGGTGGATGGATTTTATGAAAATGTCTTAATTCTAAAAGATGGACGTGTAAAACTTATTGATTGAGAATATGCGGGGGCAAGTGATGGCTTTACAGATATAGCGGGATATTGTTTATCTTGTGTATATAATGAAAAACAAGTTGCCGAATCTCTAAACATATACCTTGGCCGCAAACCAACAAAATCTGAATTAAATAGGTTATATGCTCAAATAATTATGCAAGCAATTTTGTGGGTATTTTGATGTGAATACAAAAAGCAATATCAAGATTTTTTCAGTGATTATGAAGAGGAATTGATTGTGATGGCTAATAAATATTTAAAAAGGTTTAAGTATGAATAG